The following coding sequences lie in one Arachis stenosperma cultivar V10309 chromosome 5, arast.V10309.gnm1.PFL2, whole genome shotgun sequence genomic window:
- the LOC130979458 gene encoding uncharacterized protein LOC130979458, protein MAGGMEAHKNKHIEDWGAARENLEFNFRWTRRNFALVGIFGIAIPILVYKGIVREFHMQDEDNGRPYRKFM, encoded by the exons ATGGCTGGAGGAATGGAAGCACACAAGAACAAGCACATAGAGGATTGGGGCGCCGCTAGGGAGAATCTCGAGTTCAATTTCCGCTGGACTCGCCGCAATTTCGCTCTCGTTGGAATCTTCGGCATCGCCATTCCCATCCTCGTCTACAAAGGCATCGTCCGTGAATTC CATATGCAAGATGAAGATAACGGCAGACCGTACAGGAAGTTCATGTGA
- the LOC130981249 gene encoding uncharacterized protein LOC130981249: MVTLRKNNGKWRMCVDYTDLNMACPKDTYPLPCIDKLVDSSSGFQCLSFMDSYSGATYQRLVDKVFSNQISRNIEVYVDDMVAKTPHAENHIKNLKEIFQQLRMYNMKLNPEKCAFGVQGEKFIGFMLTCRGIEANPEKFQAVLNMRSPKTVKEVQQLSGRLVALSRFLPCAPHRSRHFFKTLRKQQRFEWTKECKEAFTKLKTILSEPAILQTLESGKPLFLYLSGTNHAISSVLVTEIGKQQQPIYFVSKSLQHAEVKYPKLEKLALALPELAGRLIKWSIELSEYDIQYQLRGALKSQALVDFVAEFMADEPNPTKNTWTLYVEGASNNKGSGAGILLEDEHDTTLEQSLQFTFHASNNQAEYEALIAGVKLAHTIGVTQLRVKCDSLLVVQQVTGNFQEEDWRTPLIRYLQTGDIPNDIHNEIKFKRRAGFYTLLGSELYKRGFVIPFLKCLNMADAKLAVDEVHEGICGTHIGGRSLASKILRAGYYWACTRSNTATIVKDMHQLSTTQSSSCVRQRSNTVGKNNFRKMISFVWKHILCRFGIPQSIITDNEHSQTNGLAEVANKIILQGLRKKLEDFKGEWAELIPEVLWSYNTTEQSSTKETPFRLVYGCDAMLPVKISLQTPRTTNINESDNIKNRRPELDLIVENRNKSTLQQLGTKRAIARKYNKKLKPRIL, from the exons ATGGTAACATTAAGAAAGAATAACGGTAAGTGGAGGATGTGTGTGGACTACACAGACCTCAATATGGCATGTCCAAAGGACACATACCCTCTCCCATGCATTGACAAACTGGTTGACAGTTCTTCCGGTTTCCAGTGTTTAAGTTTTATGGATTCCTATTCTG GTGCTACATACCAAAGACTCGTGGACAAAGTCTTCTCAAACCAAATCAGCCGAAACATAGAAGTCTACGTCGATGACATGGTGGCAAAGACACCACATGCAGAAAACCACATCAAGAACTTAAAAGAAATATTCCAACAACTCCGAATGTACAACATGAAACTCAATCCCGAGAAATGCGCCTTTGGAGTGCAAGGTGAGAAATTCATTGGCTTTATGCTCACCTGCCGAGGTATTGAAGCCAACCCTGAAAAATTCCAAGCAGTCCTAAACATGAGAAGCCCAAAAACAGTCAAAGAGGTTCAACAATTAAGTGGTCGATTAGTAGCATTATCCAGGTTTTTACCATGTGCACCTCACCGGTCACGTCACTTTTTCAAGACCCTGAGAAAACAACAAAGATTCGAATGGACAAAAGAGTGCAAAGAAGCATTCACCAAGCTCAAAACAATACTATCAGAGCCAGCCATACTTCAAACACTAGAGTCAGGTAAACCGTTGTTCCTATATTTATCTGGTACTAATCATGCCATCAGTTCTGTCTTGGTAACAGAAATAggaaaacaacaacaaccaaTATACTTCGTCAGCAAATCCCTCCAACACGCCGAGGTTAAATATCCAAAGCTAGAAAAGCTTGCCCTGGCCTTA CCAGAACTTGCTGGAAGGTTAATCAAATGGTCAATTGAACTATCCGAGTATGACATCCAATACCAATTGCGAGGAGCCTTGAAGTCCCAAGCACTCGTAGACTTCGTGGCAGAGTTCATGGCAGATGAGCCTAATCCGACCAAAAATACTTGGACGCTATACGTCGAAGGAGCCTCAAACAACAAAGGCTCAGGGGCAGGAATCCTACTTGAGGACGAACACGACACAACTTTGGAACAATCTCTACAATTCACTTTCCACGCAAGCAACAATCAAGCAGAGTATGAAGCACTCATAGCAGGAGTGAAGCTAGCCCATACAATAGGCGTAACACAATTGCGCGTCAAGTGTGACTCCTTACTTGTGGTACAACAGGTAACAGGTAACTTCCAG GAAGAAGACTGGCGAACACCTCTTATACGTTACCTACAAACAGGTGACATACCTAATGACATCCACAATgaaataaaattcaaaagaagAGCAGGTTTCTACACGCTGCTAGGTTCTGAGCTATACAAGCGAGGCTTCGTGATACCTTTCCTTAAATGCCTAAACATGGCAGACGCTAAGTTAGCAGTGGACGAAGTTCACGAAGGCATTTGTGGAACACACATAGGAGGACGAAGTCTAGCTTCTAAAATCCTCCGAGCTGGTTACTATTGGGCATGTACAAGGTCCAACACTGCGACCATTGTTAAAGACATGCACCAATTATCCACAACTCAGTCGAGCAGTTGCGTTCGTCAGAG AAGCAATACCGTTGGCAAAAATAACTTCCGAAAAATGATCTCTTTTGTATGGAAACATATACTCTGCCGATTTGGTATTCCTCAATCCATTATAACTGATAATG AACACTCACAAACTAACGGACTAGCTGAGGTTGCCAATAAGATCATTTTACAGGGCCTCAGAAAGAAACTCGAAGATTTCAAAGGAGAATGGGCCGAGCTTATCCCAGAAGTACTATGGAGCTACAACACAACGGAACAATCATCAACAAAAGAAACCCCTTTCAGGTTAGTATACGGATGTGATGCCATGCTACCTGTCAAAATCTCTCTACAAACTCCCAGAACCACAAACATTAACGAAAGCGACAACATTAAAAACAGAAGACCTGAGCTTGACCTCATCGTAGAAAATCGAAACAAGTCAACACTACAACAACTCGGCACTAAGCGAGCTATAGCTCGGAAATACAATAAGAAACTCAAACCAAGGATACTCTGA
- the LOC130982432 gene encoding ethanolamine-phosphate cytidylyltransferase-like, translating to MDYENNSWIWDGVYYYPHLFGGIMVTAALLGLSTSYFGGIGSFHKRKSGEKKRVRVYMDGCFDLVHYGHANALRQAKALGDELVVGVVNDEVIAEHKGPPVFNMEERLTLVNGLKWVDEVIPDAPYAISEEFMNRLFNEYKIDYIIHGDDPCLLPDGSDVYAAAKKAGRYKQIKRTEGVSSTDIVGRILASSRCRENGEDHIVNGEQHQEESQSEDSHISQFLPTSRRISQFSNGKEPGANARIVYIDGAFDLFHAGHVEILKRARELGDFLLVGIYSDETVREHRGSHYPIMRLHERSLSVLSCRYANEVIIGAPWKVTKDMITTFNISQVVHGTVAENSLKSESDPYEVPKNMGIFRLLESPKDTTTTSVARRIIANHEAYKKRNAKKAQNEKRYYEEEKKYVSGE from the exons ATGGATTATGAAAATAATAGCTGGATTTGGGATGGGGTATACTACTACCCTCACCTGTTTGGTGGAATAATGGTGACAGCTGCTTTGCTGGGCTTGTCAACAAGCTACTTTGGTGGGATTGGATCCTTCCACAAGAGGAAATCCGGTGAGAAGAAGCGTGTTCGTGTCTACATGGATGGCTGCTTTGATCTTGTGCATTATGGTCATGCCAATGCACTCAGACAAGCAAAAGCCCTTGGTGATGAGTTAGTTGTTGGGGTTGTCAATGATGAGGTTATCGCGGAACATAAAGGGCCGCCGGTTTTCAACATGGAGGAGAG GCTGACCCTTGTAAACGGATTGAAGTGGGTGGACGAGGTCATTCCTGATGCTCCATATGCAATTTCTGAGGAGTTCATGAATCGTCTCTTTAATGAATACAAAATTGACTATATCATACATGGCGATGATCCCTGCCTGCTTCCAGATGGATCAGATGTCTATGCTGCGGCAAAGAAAGCTGGGCGTTATAAACAAATTAAACGTACTGAAGGAGTTTCCAGTACAGATATTGTAG GAAGGATACTTGCTTCTTCAAGATGTCGAGAAAATGGTGAAGACCATATTGTTAATGGTGAGCAACATCAAGAAGAAAGCCAGTCCGAGGACTCCCACATATCCCAATTCTTACCAACATCGCGCCGGATTTCCCAGTTTTCAAATGGCAAG GAGCCTGGAGCGAATGCTCGAATTGTATACATTGATGGGGCATTTGATCTGTTCCATGCAGGGCATGTTGAG ATTCTTAAGAGGGCTAGGGAGCTTGGAGATTTTCTTTTAGTTGGTATCTACTCAGATGAAACAGTGAG GGAACACCGGGGGAGTCACTATCCTATTATGCGTCTTCATGAGCGTAGCCTTAGCGTGCTGTCTTGCCGTTATGCCAATGAAGTCATTATCGGTGCACCTTGGAAAGTTACAAAGGATATG ATTACAACTTTCAATATCTCTCAAGTTGTGCATGGGACTGTTGCTGAGAACTCACTTAAG TCTGAAAGTGATCCTTATGAGGTTCCGAAGAACATGGGGATATTCCGCTTGCTCGAAAGCCCGAAAGACACCACTACTACTTCTGTAGCCCGAAGGATAATAGCTAACCACGAAGCTTACAAG AAACGAAATGCCAAGAAGGCACAGAATGAAAAGAGATACtatgaagaagagaaaaaatatgTCTCTGGGGAATAA
- the LOC130982431 gene encoding sodium transporter HKT1-like, which produces MMNLSFFGRKLQHLFSPYFQFNFNSFFIQLCYFMIMSVFGYLGLKVSKPKTYVKPKNFDLFYTSVSASTVSSMTAIEMEVFSNSQLVLITFLMFFGGEVFISLLELVFARFNNNNSFTSMKNDYSVKVSTNNSLPIKKVNDQIELGLVSIPNHHSSQDQNQVIDVNYDINNKHILRSNSLKYLSHVVLGYFLVLQFVGTFLVSMYMSFIPSARQVLREKGIKTLTFSLFTIVSTFASCGYVPTNENMIVFKKNSELLLIILPYILLGNTLYAPCLRFVIWVLEKITKREEFSYLLKNSKEIGFGHLLPALHSWLLVATVLGFNIIQFVIFCSMEWGTQITDGLNPYQKFVASLFQITNARHSGESVFDLSTISSAILVLFVVMMYLPPYTTFMPIMDHKTENEAKRDKRSLVECLLFSQLSYLVIFIILICITENKSLREDPLNFNVFNITIEVISAYGNVGFSMGYSCARQLKANGSCKDLWVGFSGKWSNKGKFILILVMFFGRLKKFNMKGGKAWDLS; this is translated from the exons atgaTGAACCTTTCCTTCTTTGGTAGGAAGCTACAACATCTTTTTAGCCCTTATTTCCAATTCAACTTCAACTCATTTTTCATTCAGCTTTGTTATTTTATGATCATGTCTGTTTTTGGATACTTGGGTCTCAAGGTATCGAAACCAAAAACCTATGTTAAGCCTAAGAACTTCGACCTGTTTTATACTTCTGTCTCTGCTTCTACTGTCTCAAGTATGACGGCCATAGAAATGGAAGTTTTCTCTAACTCCCAACTCGTCCTCATAACTTTTCTTATGTTTTTTGGTGGTGAAGTTTTCATTTCCTTACTAGAACTTGTCTTTGCTAGGTTCAATAATAACAATTCATTCACTTCCATGAAAAATGATTATAGTGTCAAAGTTAGTACTAATAATAGTCTTCCAATAAAAAAGGTCAATGATCAAATTGAGCTTGGTTTAGTTTCTATTCCTAATCATCACTCATCACAAGACCAAAACCAAGTCATTGATGTCAATTATGATATTAACAATAAACATATACTTAGGTCTAACTCCCTTAAGTATTTGAGTCATGTAGTTTTAGGTTACTTTTTGGTGCTTCAATTTGTTGGCACTTTCTTGGTTTCTATGTACATGAGCTTCATACCTAGTGCAAGGCAAGTACTTAgagaaaaaggtatcaaaaccCTAACATTTTCTTTATTCACCATAGTTTCAACTTTTGCAAGTTGTGGCTATGTCCCCACAAATGAAAATATGATAGTTTTCAAGAAGAATTCAGAACTTCTTCTTATTATTCTCCCATATATCCTTCTTGGTAACACCTTATATGCACCATGCTTGAGGTTTGTGATTTGGGTTCTTGAGAAAATTACCAAAAGAGAGGAATTTTCATACTTGCTTAAGAATTCAAAGGAAATAGGTTTTGGTCATTTGCTACCTGCCCTTCATTCTTGGCTACTTGTTGCCACCGTTTTGGGGttcaatataattcaatttGTGATTTTTTGTTCCATGGAGTGGGGAACACAAATCACGGATGGTTTGAATCCTTATCAGAAATTTGTTGCGTCTTTGTTTCAAATCACAAATGCTAGACATTCTGGTGAATCCGTTTTTGACCTCTCTACTATCTCTTCAGCTATATTGGTCCTCTTTGTCGTCATGAT GTACCTTCCACCATACACAACATTCATGCCCATAATGGACCACAAAACTGAAAATGAAGCCAAGAGAGACAAAAGAAGCCTAGTGGAGTGCCTTTTGTTCTCTCAACTTTCATATTTggttattttcattattttgatttgCATCACTGAGAACAAAAGCCTCAGAGAGGATCCTCTCAACTTTAATGTTTTCAATATCACCATAGAAGTCATCAG TGCATATGGGAACGTAGGTTTCTCAATGGGATATAGCTGCGCAAGGCAATTGAAAGCGAATGGTAGTTGCAAAGATTTATGGGTTGGATTTTCTGGGAaatggagcaacaaaggcaagttCATCCTTATTCTTGTCATGTTCTTCGGAAGGCTCAAGAAATTCAACATGAAAGGTGGCAAAGCTTGGGACCTATCCTAG